The window GCGCTTTGCGGTCATCGCGGTGGCCGTCCTGCCATTCCTCCCCGACCGCAACATGGGTCCTTATGCCGCCTGGAACCCGTTCCAGCTCTGGCTCGTCGTGATCCTCATCACCGGCTTCTCGATTGCCGGCTACATCGCGCGGCGCGCCATCGGCGCCTCGGCCGGGACGCTGACGACGGCGCTCATCGGCGGAGCCTATTCCTCGACCGCGGTCACCGCCGCCTTCGCCAGCCAGCTGCGCAAGGGGAGCGAGGGCCCGCTCGCAACCGGCATCGCGCTGGCCTCGGCGGTGATGTACCTGCGCGTGCTGATCCTCGCCGCTGTCCTCGCGCCCGACATCCTGATGCGCCTTGCCGGGCTGCTCGGGCCTGCTCTCCTGGTCGCCTTCCTCGTCTCGGGTCTTGTCTGGCGCCGCGAGACGAGCTCGGGCGCGAGCAGCCCCGCGCAAGGGGGCAAGCCCTTCGAACTGCTCCCCGCCTTCGGCTTTCTTCTGGCCGTTGCAGGCGCGGCGCTCCTGGTGCGCTGGGCGCAGGACCAGTTCGGCGAAGCGGGCGGAGGGCTCTCGCTGTTCCTCGCGGGAAGCTTCGACGTCGATGCGGCGATGGTGGCCTATTCCACGCTGCCACAAGGCGCGGTCGCCTCGGCCATTACCTCTCTCGCACTTGCCGGGACCGTGGCCAGCAACATGGCCTTCAAGACCGTCCTCGTCTTCGTCAACGCAGGTCCTCGCGCCGGGCGCCGCGCCGGGCTGGCGCTCCTCGCTAGCCTGGCCGTGTTGCTGGTCACGCTGGTTTTGGGCGCAATCCCGCTCCTTCGCTGAACGGGCCGCGCCCGCCTCTAGTCGCGTTCCGCCGGATCGCCGATCCAGATCGCGTGGGCATCGAGCCGCAGCCGGGTCAGCGCGCGCATCGCCTCGGCCCGTGCCTGGACTTCCTGGCGCAGGGCGTCGTGGACCTGCCGCTCGCCCAGAAGCTCGTCCGAGAGGTCTATCTCGCCCGCCTTGTGGCCGATGCGCAGCTTCAGGAGCGCCGCCATCTGCGCCTTCAAGCCCTCGCGCGCACGTTGCCAGGCCGCGTGCCGATAGCGCGCCTCGGACATGTCCGCCTCGGCCATCCCGGTGACGGCAAAGCGGGTTGCCATGGCATCGGCGCGCGCGGCGCTGGCCTCAGCCTCCGCCTGATCGGCGAGCGCCCGACGATGCCCGCCGCCCAGAGGCATCTGAAAGAGGACACCGGCGCCCTGCTCCTCGCCGCTGCGCTCGGAAAAGACGCGAAAGCCCAGCGACGGATCCGCCGTGCGCTCGGCCCGGGCGCGCGCCGCCGAAGCGTCCGCGCCGCCCGCCGCCGCGTCCGCCGCCGCGATCTCGTGGCTGTGCTCGATCACTTTCTGGCCGAGCGCGGCAATGCCCGCTTCGGGCAGCACCGGCACGGGAACCGAAGGCGCCTCGCCCTCCAGAGCAAGCGTGGGAAACTGGGCCCTCAGGCGCGTGCGGGCAAGCGCCGCGCGCCCTTCCGACTGCTGGAGGGCGAGCCGCGCCGCGCCCAGGCTCGCTTCGGCCTGATCGGTCTCGAGCTGGGCCGCATCGCGCAGTTCCACGCGCCGGGACACGGCTTTCAGCAGCGTCTCGTAGTTCGCCACGGCCTGCCGGTCGATGCGCACTTCCTCGGCCGCGCCCAGCCAGTCCCACCAGCTGTCGTTGAGAAGCGTTGCGGCCTGATGGCGCGCATCCTCGGCCCGGTTCTGGGCCGCGACAATGCCGTAACTGCCGATCTCCTTGTCGAGCCGCGCCTTGCCGGGAAGACGGAAGGGCCGCATGAGCTGTGCGTCGAACTCGTCGTATGTCCCCTCCCGTGTGACCGAGCGGTTCATGTAACTGCCCTGGAAGGTCACTTCATGGCTGCCGCGCGCAAGCGCGCGGGCCTGGGCCTGCGCGGCTCCGCTGCGGGCCTGCGCGGCCTGGACCGAGGGGTGTGCATCGAGCGCGGCCTGGACCTGGGCGAGGTCGGGCAGGCCTGCCTCCTGCGCGTGGCCCCCTGGTGCAGCCAGGGTCAGGACCAGCGCAGCGGTCATGGTAAGACGCTTACGCATGGGCGTTCTCCTCCTCTTCGGCGCGGCTCTCGGCACGGTTCTCCCCGAAGCGTTCGTAGAGCATGGGCAGGAGAATCAGCGTCAGCAGCGTGGAGGAGACGAGCCCGCCGATGACAACGATGGCGAGCGGCTTCTGGATCTCCGAACCCGGACCACTGGCAAAGAGCAGCGGAACAAGACCGAAAGCCGCAATCGTCGCGGTCATAAGAACGGGGCGCAGGCGCCGCTCCGCACCGCGCCGGACGGCCTCGGCGAGAGGCACGCCCTCCTCGCGCAGTTGCCGGAAGTAGCTGACCATGACGAGCCCGTTCAGCACCGCGATACCGAGCAGGGCGATGAAGCCGACCGAGGCGGGCACCGAGAGATACTCGCCCGAGAGCGCAAGCGAGACCATGCCGCCCACCACCGCGAAGGGGATCATCGCCAGGATCAGCAGCGAAGCGCGCAGCGAATGGAGCGTCGCGTAGAGAACCACGAAGATCATCACCAGCGAGATCGGCAGCACCACCATCAGCCGGGCCGAAGCGCGCTGCTGGTTCTCGAACTGGCCGCCCCAGACGATGCGGTAGCCCTGGGGAAGCGGTACGTTCTGCGCGATATCGGCCTTGGCCTCCTCGACATAGCCGACAAGGTCGCGGCCCGAGACGAAGGCCTGGACAAGCGCGAAGCGCGAGCCGTTCTCATGCTCCAGCTTCACCGGCCCCTCGACACGGGCGACGTGCGCGACATCGCTCGCTCGCACGAGATGGCCGCTGGGGGAGCGGTAGAGCGTGTCGGCAAATGTCTGCGCGGTCAGCCCCTCGCCTTCGCCGCGAATGACAATGGGGACACGGCGGATGCCTTGCGCGACCACGCCCGCGTGCACGCCCTCGATCTGGGCGCGCATGGCGTCCTGCAGGTCGCTCACCGGCATGCCGACGCGCCCCGCCTCGACGCGGTCGACGGCAAGCTGGAGGTAGTCGACGCTGTCGTTCGCGACCGTCATCGCCTCGCTGGTCCCGCGGATGGCTTCGAGGCGCCCCTGGATGGCGCCCGCAATGCGCGAGAGCTCGGCCAGGTCCGGCCCGAAGACCTTGATCGCAAGGTCCCCGCGCGAGCCGGTGAGCATTTCGGAGATGCGCATGTCGATGGGCTGAGTGAAGCTGGGCTCGATGCCGGGCAGCGCGGAAAGCGCGGTGCGGATCTCGCCGATGAGCCACTCCTTGTCGGCCACGCGCCATTCCTCGCGCGGGGCAAGTTCCAGGAAGGTGTCGGTCTCGTTGGGGCTCATCGGGTCGAGACCCAGCTCGTCCGAGCCCACGCGGGCAATCGCCGCGCGCACTTCGGGCACCTTTTCGAGGATCACCCGCTGCGCCTTCATGTCGCCCTCGACGCTGTGTTCGAGCGAGATCGAGGGCAGCTTGGTCAGCTGCACGATGACCGAGCCTTCGTCCATCGTCGGCAGGAAGGTCTTGCCGGTCAGGCTATAGGCAAAGACGGTGACCACGAGCGAGAGCCCCGCCACCCCGTAAACCAGCCGCCGCCGCGCGAAGGCGCCTGCCAGCAGGCCATGGTAGCGCGGGCTGAGCTTGCGCATCAGCCAGGGTTCGTGCGCATGCCCCTCGGCATTCACCTTGAGGACGAAATAGGCAAGCACCGGCACCAGCGTCAGCGAGAGCACCAGCGCGGACAGCAGCGCGAGCACGATGGTCATGGCGACGGGCGCGAAAAGCTTGCCTTCCAGGCCTTGCAGCGTGAGGAGCGGCAGGAAGACCAGCGCGATGATCGCCATGCCCGAGGCGACCGGCTTGGCCACTTCGGCAGACGCGACGAGCACGTTGAAAAGCTTGCCGTTCTTGGCATGCTTCGGGTCGGAAAGCCGCTCCACCACGTTCTCGACGACAACGACCGCGCCATCCACCAGCATGCCCACCGCGATCGCGATGCCGCCAAGGCTCATGAGGTTGGCGGTGAGGCCGATCGCGCGCATGAAGATGAAGGTGAGGAGCACCGCCATGGGCAGCGCCAGCGCCACGATCAGCGAGGCACGCACATCGCCCAGGAACAGGAGGAGGAGAATGACGACCAGGATGGTTGCCTCCAGCAGCGCCTTTTCGACCGTCCCGACGGCCCGTTCGATGAGGTCCGAACGGTCGTAGAAGACCGCCACCTTCATGCCCTCGGGAAGGCTCGGCTGAAGTTCCTCGAAGCGCGCCTTCACACCGTCGACAACCTGCGCCGCGTCGGCCCCGCGAAGACCGATGACAAGGCCTTCCACCGCCTCGCCCGTGCCGTTCTTGCTGACCGCGCCGTAGCGGGTCAGGCTGCCGGTGCGCACATCGGCGACATCGCTCACGCGCACCACGCGCTGCCCGTCGCTGCGCACGACCACGGCGGCGAGATCGTCCAGCGTCTCCACCCGCGCGGTGGAGCGCACGATCAGCGCCTCCTCGCCCGTATCGAGGCGGCCCGCGCCATCGTTGCGGTTGGACGCCTCGACGGCCTCGGCAAGATCCGAAATGGTGAGCCCGGCCGCGGCCAGCGCGCTCATGTCCGGCGCAACCTCGAACGTCTCGACCCGGCCGCCCAGCGCGTTGACGTCGGCAACGCCGGGCACCGTGCGCAATGCCGGGCGGATCACCCAGTCAAGCGTGCGGCGCTTCTCGGCGAGGCTCTGCGGCCCCTCCAGCGTAAACATGTACATGTCCGAGAGCGGCGTGGAGATCGGCGCCATCCCACCCGACACGTTCTCGGGCAGGTCGCCCATGATGCCGTTCAGCCGCTCGGCCACCTGCGTGCGCGCCCAGTAGATGTCGGCGCTGTCGTCGAAGTCGATGGTGATGTCGGCGATGGCGTACTTGGCGACCGAGCGCAGGGTGGCCTGGCTCGGAATGCCCAGCATCTCCATCTCGATAG is drawn from Novosphingobium decolorationis and contains these coding sequences:
- a CDS encoding MgtC/SapB family protein; amino-acid sequence: MPIETVDWNSQLDLASHLLAALAAGLLVGIERGWRQREAADGSRVAGVRTFALIGTCGGLVAAISLAVSAILGAVLLSALLALLIGAFFVSRRAAPTFDATTPVAALMTIALGLLAGAGYPALALALTAIATLLLSARQQAHALLRALSPEEMRALVRFAVIAVAVLPFLPDRNMGPYAAWNPFQLWLVVILITGFSIAGYIARRAIGASAGTLTTALIGGAYSSTAVTAAFASQLRKGSEGPLATGIALASAVMYLRVLILAAVLAPDILMRLAGLLGPALLVAFLVSGLVWRRETSSGASSPAQGGKPFELLPAFGFLLAVAGAALLVRWAQDQFGEAGGGLSLFLAGSFDVDAAMVAYSTLPQGAVASAITSLALAGTVASNMAFKTVLVFVNAGPRAGRRAGLALLASLAVLLVTLVLGAIPLLR
- a CDS encoding TolC family protein, whose translation is MRKRLTMTAALVLTLAAPGGHAQEAGLPDLAQVQAALDAHPSVQAAQARSGAAQAQARALARGSHEVTFQGSYMNRSVTREGTYDEFDAQLMRPFRLPGKARLDKEIGSYGIVAAQNRAEDARHQAATLLNDSWWDWLGAAEEVRIDRQAVANYETLLKAVSRRVELRDAAQLETDQAEASLGAARLALQQSEGRAALARTRLRAQFPTLALEGEAPSVPVPVLPEAGIAALGQKVIEHSHEIAAADAAAGGADASAARARAERTADPSLGFRVFSERSGEEQGAGVLFQMPLGGGHRRALADQAEAEASAARADAMATRFAVTGMAEADMSEARYRHAAWQRAREGLKAQMAALLKLRIGHKAGEIDLSDELLGERQVHDALRQEVQARAEAMRALTRLRLDAHAIWIGDPAERD
- a CDS encoding efflux RND transporter permease subunit; the encoded protein is MLRTLVERALAWRLAMLALAIALAGLGTWSFLRLPIDAFPDISSTQVKIIMKAPGMTPEEVESRVITPIEMEMLGIPSQATLRSVAKYAIADITIDFDDSADIYWARTQVAERLNGIMGDLPENVSGGMAPISTPLSDMYMFTLEGPQSLAEKRRTLDWVIRPALRTVPGVADVNALGGRVETFEVAPDMSALAAAGLTISDLAEAVEASNRNDGAGRLDTGEEALIVRSTARVETLDDLAAVVVRSDGQRVVRVSDVADVRTGSLTRYGAVSKNGTGEAVEGLVIGLRGADAAQVVDGVKARFEELQPSLPEGMKVAVFYDRSDLIERAVGTVEKALLEATILVVILLLLFLGDVRASLIVALALPMAVLLTFIFMRAIGLTANLMSLGGIAIAVGMLVDGAVVVVENVVERLSDPKHAKNGKLFNVLVASAEVAKPVASGMAIIALVFLPLLTLQGLEGKLFAPVAMTIVLALLSALVLSLTLVPVLAYFVLKVNAEGHAHEPWLMRKLSPRYHGLLAGAFARRRLVYGVAGLSLVVTVFAYSLTGKTFLPTMDEGSVIVQLTKLPSISLEHSVEGDMKAQRVILEKVPEVRAAIARVGSDELGLDPMSPNETDTFLELAPREEWRVADKEWLIGEIRTALSALPGIEPSFTQPIDMRISEMLTGSRGDLAIKVFGPDLAELSRIAGAIQGRLEAIRGTSEAMTVANDSVDYLQLAVDRVEAGRVGMPVSDLQDAMRAQIEGVHAGVVAQGIRRVPIVIRGEGEGLTAQTFADTLYRSPSGHLVRASDVAHVARVEGPVKLEHENGSRFALVQAFVSGRDLVGYVEEAKADIAQNVPLPQGYRIVWGGQFENQQRASARLMVVLPISLVMIFVVLYATLHSLRASLLILAMIPFAVVGGMVSLALSGEYLSVPASVGFIALLGIAVLNGLVMVSYFRQLREEGVPLAEAVRRGAERRLRPVLMTATIAAFGLVPLLFASGPGSEIQKPLAIVVIGGLVSSTLLTLILLPMLYERFGENRAESRAEEEENAHA